Within Wyeomyia smithii strain HCP4-BCI-WySm-NY-G18 chromosome 2, ASM2978416v1, whole genome shotgun sequence, the genomic segment gttatgatcgaagACAAGCTcgcgttcgggagccacgtcgattatacctgcaagaaagcttccatggctgtggcagcgctatctcgcatgatggcaaacagctcggcggttcgtagcagcaggcgcaaagtccttgctagcgtgaccacgtccatactcaggtatggaggaccagtgtggtccaaggtattgagtacctcgtgccatcgcggcaaactcgagagtacgtacaggctaatgtgcctaagggtcgcgtgcgcataccgaacagtgtcgtacgaggcggtttgcgtcctggatggcatgatgcccatcagcatcatcgtcaaagaggatgtagagtgcttcgaccaacgcgacacgaggggtattcgcaacaccatacggtcatcctcaatggccaggtggcagcgggagtggtccaacactacaaaaggtagatggacacaccgactcattccagagttagcaggctggattaataggcgccatggggaagtaaccttccatctgacacagatcctgtcaggccatggctgctttaggcagtacctgcataggttcgggtacgccgagtcccctatgtgcctcgcttgtacgggtgcggaagaaagcgcagagcatgtgttcttcacatgtccgcgcttcgagcgggtacggtacgaaatgctggcaataagtgggatggacaccacgccagagaatatagtgcgtaggatgtgcgaaaatagggaaatctgggatgcggtcatcacggcagcatcacagatcgttagtattttgcagggcaccaatcgacgggaaaccatcgacgcgccccagttagttaacggttaactaactggcctgtataggctgctctgctacccatagaggtaagtgcgaaaagcacgacgggccctctccctgaagtaatgcctaacggcggtcccggggagaccaagggctttagctgtccagcttaggttgctcagcatgggtaaaagcagacgCACATGACACACGAACGCATACTCAGTTTTTAGTTCAAATAATTGGAAAAGGGTATTTTTTTTGGCTATGAtgggaccactgtgcaatgtgtAAGAATTGAAATTATCATTCCGTATGGCTAATACCAATTTTTACTATGTTTTAAGCAACCATTGATACTATAAAACTCAAATTTtgtccatattaccccaatAGCTGTCCATTGCATCCCAAAGGATTTGTTTATGTccgaaaattgatatttttatttgcgTTAAGTTTTCGTTCTTTTGACCTGAATATCATGATTTTTTTCGTGtgaaaacatagaaaacaggTCTATATTACTATGATACCTTACGAAAACACAGGCTGCGAAATAAGTGGAGTTTCCTTAGGGGGTCcgaattaccccaaactaccctacagGAATGAGGAAAAAACAATCGCTTAAAAGCTGTGCGAAGCAAGAGAGCTCGGTATACCAGATTAGAAATCGATCATTTGAGTCAAGTCTCAACGTCGTTCAGCTAGAAGATCCGGTATACTAACTCGCCCTTAAAGATGTCCAAGCCTTTCCCGTTCTTGATAGATTTGAGtccgttttttttaataatttgtgcagttcattttttttgcataaaactgTCTTTGGATGAACTTTCTGCCCCCAATCCTAACCATCTTTCCGTCCGaaccgattttttttgtgattccgGGTATAAATTCTCTgatcaatttaaaaatttagaatCTGTTAACACAATGATCTGCCAGTATTGTCGAatttaaaaacattgaaaaacaataaaataaaaacatccAGGAAAGCCTAACATTCCTACATTTAGTCATTTGATTGAGGATAACAAGCATACGTAGTTCTACACTGATGGGAGCCGTTGGTATTTCCTACTGCCGCTATGACGAGAGTAAGAGAACTGTTTCCCCTAGTCATAAGTACTCGGCTCAAAGCCACTTAAGATTACTCTACTTCTGCAAGACCAGTATATAAACTGGGAGCCGCAGGCTGTTAAAATCATAGTACGCAATCGTTCATTGATTTAACCTGAGTAGATCAAGGCGATAAAAATGGTAAGCCTATTGTCAGTTAGCCACTAGAGTTAGTAAtgattattagtatttttccagTATCGCTACCTTCAAGCAATTTTGTGTTTATCTTTGGTCATATTTCTGGTCAGTGGGTTACCACTGACCAATGATCATGCTGAAGAGTTGAGCGGAAATTCCGAAGGTGATATGGTTCTCTCCAATGAACAGCGATCTTCTTTGAACATTAATCGCAACGGATTGTTGGATGAAAAGTACCGCTGGCCAAATAACACCGTTCAATACAAAATCATTCCGGAAAACTTCAGTGagtatgaaaaaatgaaaaaaaaacagattttttttcataattcaaTTTTTCCACAGCTTCTGAACAAATTGACTATATTCACAAGGCGCTCAACACAATTGCTAACGTATCTTGTTTAACCTTCGTGGAAGCTGCGCCAGATGCAACTTCGTATGTTAGAGTTGTTGGCGACACTACGGGTTGTTTTTCCAAAGTTGGTTTCACTGAATCCATCCAAGATTTGAACCTGGCACCAAATGTACTAGAGCAGGGCTGTTTCCGACTTGGTACGATCATTCATGAGTTCCTCCATGCCTTAGGATTCTACCACATGCAAAGCGCCAGTGACCGTGATGACTACGTAACTATCGTGTGGGAAAACATTCAACCGGGAAGGGAGCATAACTTCGAAAAGTACGCCAGTACTGAAATCAGTAGTTTTGACACAGGTTACGATTATGGAAGTGTTTTACACTACCCAGCTACCGCTTTCAGCGTGAATGAGGAACGCACGATTATCCCGAAAGATCCTAACGCTACCATCGGACAGCGTAAAGGTATGAGTGAGAAGGATATTGCTAAGCTTAACCACATGTACAAATGTGATGgttcaataaataaaaatcattgattCATCTTGAAATGAGTATATTGTTTCTGATTCCGGAAAACTTCAGTGagtatgaaaaaatgaaaaaaaaaacagattttcttTCATAATTCAATTTTTCCACAGCTTCTGAACAAATCGACTATATTCACAAGGCGCTCAACACAATTGCTAACGTATCTTGTTTAACGTTCGTGGAAGCTGCGCCAGATGCAACTTCGTATGTTAGAGTTGTTGGCGACAGCATAGGTTGTTTTTCTGAAGTTGGTTTCACTGGATCCATCCAAGATTTGAACCTGGCACCAAATGTACTAGAGCAGGGCTGTTTCCGACTCGGTACGATCATTCATGAGTTCCTCCATGCCTTAGGATTCTACCACATGCAAAGCGCCAGTGACCGTGATGACTACGTAACTATCGTGTGGGAAAACATTCAACCGGGACGGGAGCATAACTTCGAAAAGTACGCCAGTACTGAAATCAGTAGTTTTGACACAGGTTACGATTATGGAAGTGTTTTACACTACCCAGCTACCGCTTTCAGCGTGAATGAGGAACGCACGATTATCCCGAAAGATCCTAACGCTACCATCGGACAGCGTAAAGGTATGAGTGAGAAGGATATTGCTAAGCTTAACCACATGTACAAATGTGATGgttcaataaataaaaatcattgattCATCTTGAAATGAGTATATTGTTTCtgtttatgataaaaaaaaactaaatcccACGTCTAGCTGTTTATAgtgtttttgttctgttttttctCTTGACAATTACTacagcaattttcaaaaatgttcaacTCAAATGGCTTACAAAGCCATCCAAAACGGTTTTTTGGCCTGCTGGAATAGTTTCTGTTCTATAATTATTGTAAAGGGAAGAATTTTGTTTCAAGCTTCAGGTTcaattttccagatttttaatcTGTGGCTTTGTTAAAATAGCTTAGTCGAGTACTTAATACTCGACCTTGTAACCGCAAGTGATGATAACACTCGATGGCGGCGTTATCACCAAGAAAAAAGGGTGTTGCTAAAATACAGTACATTGCGTGTGGTAGCTCGTCTCACTCTCAAGTACCGAAGTTTATGCTTAAGTGGACTGTAAATAGAAATGAATGGATGGATTATGGATATTAAATTTTGACGGATAAAATTTTATCACTTGTGTTTGCTGAAACTTTATAGTGATtcgttttttgcagttttttttacgtCAAAACTACCTGATACTCTTCTGGCTACGGTTTATATCCTACCCTCCCTCCCTTGAGcacgttacgtaatatacgaatGCTCCCAAACTTATCCGCGGAAACAAACATGAATCAGTTTGGAACCTTGCTTATGCCTTGCTGAGCTTATAGAGTCCGAATGAAAGCCTCAGTTTGTTAAAACGGAGGTGTAATAGTCGTTACTGTCGGAGACCAAGTTTACTTCTGCATCTCCATGACTGCGATGGATAGGAAGGTTTGTGTCACCGTGATAAGTGACGAAGTCGAACAATATTGAcgaatttcgcgccaaatgaacccgcggctggcagcaccctctccgaattggttgaaactttttgggtgtgaagacatcacctaattaagcatctctgcatacttactttttccaaaattagtctagactgtcttctgaaaagggcggaactttttttgtcgattttttgtaaatcaatataattcaaaaaaaagtgttgtaaaagtaacttttaggaaattgtctaaattttcattaaaaaatatggaaaaaattatatatcaagtcctacactgaaaaaaatgcaatttaaacacaaaacatcgatttaaaaaaatggtcatctccaaattagctaaaaaaatttttggtgaaagacaacattgttggTACCATTTCGTTTATAcatcgcaacttgagcatatttaaggaaaaaaagttattctctaaaataaaaattgaaaatgcaaactaaaaccaaggtatatgattttttttagtgtGAAACACTTtgatagaatgaaatacttgttatgttGTGTAAATGTCTAATGTAAATATATTAGGTAATAGTAGAACCAGTGTTTGAGTGTTGTTTTTGACTCTGGAACCAAAATCTTGCGTGAAGCACGTGGTCGCTGTAGAACATAGGTTTTTTTgacaatgatttttttatttatgtaaaatatggtttattgACCTTGGTTTATAAATATtcatcaaatattttaaaacaaatagtTATTCAAACTCAGCGTAAATTCCAATTCTCCTACATCGATTCTGTTATTAACATTTGAATTAATAAAGT encodes:
- the LOC129723256 gene encoding seminal metalloprotease 1-like; protein product: MYRYLQAILCLSLVIFLVSGLPLTNDHAEELSGNSEGDMVLSNEQRSSLNINRNGLLDEKYRWPNNTVQYKIIPENFTSEQIDYIHKALNTIANVSCLTFVEAAPDATSYVRVVGDTTGCFSKVGFTESIQDLNLAPNVLEQGCFRLGTIIHEFLHALGFYHMQSASDRDDYVTIVWENIQPGREHNFEKYASTEISSFDTGYDYGSVLHYPATAFSVNEERTIIPKDPNATIGQRKGMSEKDIAKLNHMYKCDGSINKNH
- the LOC129720343 gene encoding zinc metalloproteinase nas-15-like, whose amino-acid sequence is MSILFLIPENFTSEQIDYIHKALNTIANVSCLTFVEAAPDATSYVRVVGDSIGCFSEVGFTGSIQDLNLAPNVLEQGCFRLGTIIHEFLHALGFYHMQSASDRDDYVTIVWENIQPGREHNFEKYASTEISSFDTGYDYGSVLHYPATAFSVNEERTIIPKDPNATIGQRKGMSEKDIAKLNHMYKCDGSINKNH